The genomic stretch gcatGTCACTCCAAACGCTATCACTGGGCCGCACCCACCTGTCCTTCATTCAGAACAACCGGCGCGTTGCCTCAGCAAGGACTGCAGCATTTGGCCTTGGGCTTCAGAGGGGAGGATGGTCTAGTAGTTAAGGCTCAGGAGTGGGGCTCCGCCCTGGGTTCAAGTCcggattctgccactgacttgcgtGTCTAAGGCAAGTCACTGtgacactctgtgcctcagtttccccatctgtaaaatggggattgcGAAACAGATCTCACtcactggggtggggagaagaagaggCTAGATTCACCAATATTTGAAAAGCAGATTGGCTGGAAGGGGCTGAAGTGGACACAACAGATCAGATTATCAGCTCTGTTCCAGTGACATCAAGTGATTGGGTGGCTGAAATAGGCCAGCTCCCTTCCTTTGCTGAGCCATCCAGAGGCTGCTCACCTTTGGAATGAGATCAAGGGGATTCACCCAGGAAATAACCCCGCTGTTAAACGAGAATGAAGAGATttgcttccagcagcttgcaGGGAGGGGAAACACCGCTGGTGCGTGTCCCTGGGTCAGGAGAGGTAGAAAAGCCCCTGAGCGCGGGAGATGGGGAGGTTATAGCCCAGAACCTGCAGTTAAATCTGCTGCCAGCTAAGGCTGAACTGCTCcatgcggggtgggggagggttaagCCTGAGCGCTGGCAATCGCTGGGTGACATGCCACCCTGTAATACACCTTTTTCTCTCCTCCCGCTCCCAGAGAATGCTTTGCGCAGCTTGCTGGAAGCTCTGACTAGCCCGCCCTATGCGCCGACTCAGCACCTTGAGAGAGAACAAGCCCTAGCAAAGCAGTTTGCAGAAATCCTACACTTCACCCTCAGCTTCGACGAGTTCAAGGTAGGGAAGCTTTGCATGTCCCGCTGGAGACAGAACACGGGAGCTCGGAAACTCGGCTTTCCCAGTGATGGTCTGTTGGTTTAGAGAACCAATGCTGCATGACGCAGTAACAGCCCAACACAAGCCATGCTCTTCAGGGAGTCAATATTCCCTGGCATGTTCCTCCTTGTAATGCTAAATTGTGACTTGGTGAATTAGCTCTGCTTTACTTGACATGCAAGCGTAAACCAAACGAACCACTCAGACAAACGGGCAGTGGAACTAGCCTACACTAGGTCCTCTGGACCATTCCCACCAATCGCCACTGGGGTATCATCCCTTATGCTAGATTTTGAGAGGTTTATCCACTCCTCTTTCAACCATCTCTTGGAAACTGGCCCCCAGTCTAACAAATCCAGATCTAAGGCCCATTCTGCCCTATGGGAGCGTTACCAAGAGCAGTTTACCAGACCTCCAATCTTCTCTGTCCATGTTTGCTGCAGATGACCAACCCTGCCATCCAGAATGATTTTAGCTACTACAGAAGAACCCTCAGCCGAAATCGCATTAACAATTTACAGGTAAGAGGTCGGTCCCCCTCCCAAAGGGTTTGAGTTCCTTGTCAGAGCAGTGTGGGATGGAATGAGCGTGGAATGAGCGTGGATATGGAGGTCTGTTTAGCCCTGCTAGCCCGGGTTAACACTGGGTAAAAAGCTTTGGGGGTGAACTCTACATAAACTGCTAGAAAAGTAAGATGAGAGATtcctgcaggggcagtgcttgtcACTCGATGCTCTACCAGATGGTTGGCAGAACTAAACATCTCGAGGAGCAAGCTGTGGAGGACACAAGCAGTAGGTGGGCCTCTCATAAAGTGATGCGCAGAATGAACCGGAGGACGGCTGCGTTAGGTCCCCTCGCCTCTCTGCCGCACCAGCAAGGCTTGGGGTGAACAAACCTGAAGGCGGTCCGGGTTGAGCCCCCAAGTTCAGCAAACCCAGACCTGAACTGGGAGGTGTGAGCTGGTGAGGTTATAGTCTGGGTCTGTTCAGCACATTCCAACAGGGCAGATTAGGATGGGCTCAGACATTTTCAGCATTTGCCCAGTCCTGTTGGGATTAGTGACCAAGCCGTCTTTCGCATCTCATGTCCTGCAGTTGGAGGCCGAGAGTGACGTTAACAATGAAATGGCCAACAGGATGTCTCTCTTCTATGCAGAGGCCACGCCTATGCTTAAAACTCTAAGCAACGCCACAACCAAGTTTGTTTCAGAGGTGAGTGAGCCCCAAAGACAGAAAGAGAAACCAAAAGccgagagaaggggaggggggctggaggagagaaaTATAGACAATAGCCTAGATGTACCTGTTGGGTAAACCAGTGAgacaccattgaagtcaatcaagCTGTGCCCAGCAGTAAATTTGGCCCAATGATTCACCATGAGAGAAAACAGGATGCGAGCTTTGGAAGGATTCCTTCACGAATTCAGCACGTTTCCAACATCCGTGGTCATGGACATCCTTTGTCATAAGAAACAGGTGTGTTGTCCATAGCAGCATAGGCACAGGAGTTTATAGAGGGAGACCAACTGAACAGGGGTTAGGGAAATAGCAATACGATGAAGTGATTCAGTCCCTAACtgatccctcccctccagcgagGGGCACAGGGGATCAGGAGGCAAATCTAGTGTCTCTCACATTCTCTCCTTTCAGAACAAGACCCTCCCCATTGAGGACACAACTGACTGTCTGAGCACCATGGCCTGTGTCTGCAGGGTGATGCTGGAGACCCCGTGAGTATTTCATCCTGGCCCGTGTGCCTAGGCGTGGAACCCGGGCTGGCAGATGGCTTCTAAAATCACAGGCCAGCAGGAAGCCAAGGGAGGGAATTCCATCAACGTACACTGGGAAGACCGGGACTAAGCAGTCACCCTACCAGGAGTGAATCCATGCAGTTCCTGAGCGCTGAGAGATCCTTGCAGGTCCCCAAGCCCAGCTTGTAAACACATATAGGCACCCATATAGAAGGGGAATGTACAGGTAGAAGCTCTCCCACCTGTGACCCCCCCCATGGGATGCTCCTTCTCATCTCCCTTCACTTGCCAGCAGCAATAAGGACACTAAGTCAGACCCTGCCAGACTTCCCTCGGCTTGTCACTTTGACCCCGCTCTTGATTTCAGGGAATACAGGAGCCGGTTTACCAACACTGagactcttctcttctgcatgcGAGTGATGGTTGGAGTCATTATCCTCTACGATCACGTTCACCCCGTCGGGGCTTTCGCAAAGACCTCCAAAATTGACGTGAGTGACACCTTGGTCTCAATAGATGGTGCATTGCCCAGCAAAAGAGCACGAGAAGAAAATCACGAGGCAGTGAAGCCAGAGATGGGGAGTGCTATGGGGCCTACAGGCATAGGTTTGGTGGTTAGCAGGAGCGGTCCTGCTAGCCACCCCCTGGATCAGGGCAGAGTCAGAGAGAAGTTGCTTCACCTCCACCCAGGTTCTGTTGGTTCTTCTGGGCTGGATGAGCCCATCACAAGTAGCCGAGCAAGAATCGCTCCTGCTCTCCTACCTCTGAGCAATGAGGTCTTGGTCAGCGTGAGATACGCAAGGGGTGACATCCAGCAGAGTCACTCTTAGCACAGCACTTACCAGCCAGCCTGGGTGGCGGCTCACTTTTGGCTTTCCTAGTTGCCCAAAGACCAGGAGTCGTACCACAGCTAGATTCCCATCTGCGGTAATGTGCACGAGACACACCGCAGGACAGGGGCCTCCAGGCACCGCACTTGAGCAGCTGGCAGCCAGCTAAGAGACTCAGCGGTCAGCCTAGAACGCAGTGCGGGTGCAGGATAATTCCCAGTCCAAGATTTTATGAATAAGGTAGGAAGGAAGTACTGGAGATAAAGAGACAGATGGAGGAAGAAAGCAAGGctgtctcaagactaaacatttcCCACCACTGGATGCAGCTCCACTGGGGATAGCACTGGTGAGAAACCTAGAGGTGGTCAGTGGCTGGTATTTTAACTCTTCTCAGAGGAGGTCTTAGAATTGCGGTTAATATACctggggccttgtctacactggagttCCCACCACTGCAGTGCTGCAACCAATAGCAGCAGGGGTGGGACattttaagaaacaaagggtatgtctacacagcaaatgaaGGTGTGATTTCAGTGCTTTAATCTGCCCGGCAGGGGATCCTCGGTACGCATTCAGGTTGCTGGCCCACCACGTCTTCCCAGCTGTTCTTAACCATGCTAGCTAGACTGAGGCAAGGGTGCTTGTATCTACCTATGCGACAATCACCCCTTCATCTGCTGGGTGGCGACAAAGCCAAAAAGGAGAGGGACAGGGAAGCCAAGACACAGCTGGGAAGTGTGAGAAGGACGGGCTAAGAGAGAACACTCAGTCCTTCCTCAGAAGGTGTGGGTCAGGGGGCTgccattccctgctcccacctGCCATGTGCTCTTTTCATTTGAGCGCTGACCCgcctggctctctctctctaatcctGGTAGATGAAAGGATGCATCAAAGTCTTGAAAGATCAGCCTTCAACCAGCACAGAGGGGCTCCTGAACGCACTGAGGTATGTATAGCTCTGTCCTACCGGACCAACAGCTGCCTTCGCGCTGAGAAGGAGGGTGGGGCCGAAACAGGAGATGTGGTCACATGAGAtgcctttcctttccttcttcgCTGCCAAAAAGCCTCAAGATTCTTCTTCCCCGCTCAGAGCCAGCTCAGATCACAATCGAGGGCAGGGACTAGCTGGTCAGGTTTGGCGCCAGTTCCCGGTGGAAACACATCCCCAGTGCAGAAACAGCATTGCTAATACGAGCGGTAATGCTGAGAAGGTGGAAATTCCACCGTGCTGACAGGGATTTCAGCAGCTGTAtcagagagagacaagattttcaTGGCCAGCTGGGGAACGTCAACGGGAGTCATATGTCTTTggttacatctacacagcaaatgaAAGTGTGATCATAGTGCAGGTTGGCATACCTAGCAAATGCAGCTGGTGCAGGGACCGGTGGTCATGAAGACATGGTGACATGGGCTTGCTGACCCCAGCACCAGCCTGCTGGGGACTCTGGGTACACCCTGAGGTCGCTGGCCAGGGTCTGTGCTGCTATGTTTTCACTGCTATTGTTGCCCACATGAACTAGGTTAAAACTAGCGGGGACGTGACCCATGCTACAACCACAGCTTCACTTGCTGAGTAGGCGCATGCTCCATCCCCTTGTCAGCTCGGCTCACTGGGGTGCGTGTGTATTCGATCTctcagagaaaggtctaacatgaaccaatggctggaagttgacacTAGACatactcagactggaaataaggcatacatttttcacaaggagggtaattaaccattggaacaatttacccaggattGTGATGGAGtccccatcactgaccattttaaaatcaagagtggatgtttttctaaaagatccgctctaggaattattttggaggagttctctggcctgtgatggACGagaggtcagagcagatgatcacacacacacacacgtttgttCTCTTCTTTATGAATTAGTATAAAGTCCACCCTCTGTGACTGTTTTGGTAAGAGAGGCTCGtctgccccatctcctcccctgctgAGAACTCTCTTCTCGAAAACACTTGCACAGAATACAGCTCAAAGCCTCCAGGAGCCAAGCTGAGATCAGACAGTGCATTCAGCAGACAGACCGGCAATAACTAGAATGGCTTTGGTTCTCCCTTGATTTAATGTTTCCCTGGGCATTTCAAGGTGCCAGGCTGACAGACCTGGGGGCTCAAATCCATTCCACTACAAGACTAGTCCAGTAGCAGATGCCCCCCGAACTCCCAGAAGGGTGGGAGCAACTCAGACTTTATGGCTTGTTCAGTCCTTGACTCTGCTGAAGAAAGTGCCAACAGGGAGGCTGATTTTCCATCAGCTGTGCTGGATGTTTTCCTGTCGTGGAGACACCTGCCCTCTGAGAACTCTCCAACTCATTTCAGACAGGTCACCAAACCGCTGTCTGGTGGTAGCCCCTATAGATTGCTACTGAGCTAGGTTGGGTGTGAGCCAGTGACCTACAGATTCAAGGCGCCTTGTCTCTACAGACAGGCAGGTTGGTTTTGGCCCTGAATGGGCctcaggagatccaggttcacACTCCCACCTCTACTGCTGACAACCTGTCCAACTCCAGACTAGTCACTttatgccttagtttccccatctgtaaaaggagggTAATAATACGGCCCTTTCTCtcacctgtcttgtctatttagactgagCTCTATGAGGCAAAGACCATCTCTTACTATGCGTAtgtgcagcacctaacacaatcGCAGTGAAGGCCCCCAGGCACGGCAGTAATACCCATAGTAATCATGCTTTCAAGTCCCTGAATCAGCCAGTGCAAAGATTGTGTTTCTGGTGCGTGCCCATTGCTCTCTGAGGCATGGATCCGAAATGCACGGGGCTAAAACTCTTGGTTCCAGGTCCACCGAGCTTCCTTTTGAGTGTCAGCTGAAGCACACCCATGGACTCGGAGGCGTTCTCCGACAGATGTTTAGGTTGATCTCAACTGTGCTTGGGATCTGCTCCCATTAGATAGATCCTTTGGAGTGCTGGTCTCCAGCATATTTGAATCTGATGCCTGAAGCAGCTAGGCTGC from Eretmochelys imbricata isolate rEreImb1 chromosome 19, rEreImb1.hap1, whole genome shotgun sequence encodes the following:
- the LOC144277324 gene encoding CYFIP-related Rac1 interactor A-like isoform X1 — its product is MGNLLKVLTYNDLEQGPNFFLDFEHAQPTEAETAVWNQVNAVLEEAQTILAELQSYTGAGLEIREAIQNPNDLQLQEKAWNAVCPLVAKLKRFYEFSLRLENALRSLLEALTSPPYAPTQHLEREQALAKQFAEILHFTLSFDEFKMTNPAIQNDFSYYRRTLSRNRINNLQLEAESDVNNEMANRMSLFYAEATPMLKTLSNATTKFVSENKTLPIEDTTDCLSTMACVCRVMLETPEYRSRFTNTETLLFCMRVMVGVIILYDHVHPVGAFAKTSKIDMKGCIKVLKDQPSTSTEGLLNALRYTTRHLNDDTTSKQIRALLQ
- the LOC144277324 gene encoding CYFIP-related Rac1 interactor A-like isoform X2 gives rise to the protein MTAREPLARGSPPGVGRLRGARGWMALGQVGGGAPCSGRWHAVALSACAVPFCSFSRSGLLAMGNLIKVLGKDLENCPHFFLDFENAQPTEAETAVWNQVNAVLEEAQTILAELQSYTGAGLEIREAIQNPNDLQLQEKAWNAVCPLVAKLKRFYEFSLRLENALRSLLEALTSPPYAPTQHLEREQALAKQFAEILHFTLSFDEFKMTNPAIQNDFSYYRRTLSRNRINNLQLEAESDVNNEMANRMSLFYAEATPMLKTLSNATTKFVSENKTLPIEDTTDCLSTMACVCRVMLETPEYRSRFTNTETLLFCMRVMVGVIILYDHVHPVGAFAKTSKIDMKGCIKVLKDQPSTSTEGLLNALRYTTRHLNDDTTSKQIRALLQ